Genomic window (Salvelinus fontinalis isolate EN_2023a chromosome 3, ASM2944872v1, whole genome shotgun sequence):
tgctcaatgggtgacatgtctgagtatacaggccatggaagaactgggacatttttgtATGCAGATCCttcgacatggggccgtgcattatcatgctgaaacatgaggcgatggaggcggatgaatggcacgacaatgggcttcaggatctcgACAGGGTAactctgtgcatttaaattggcatcgataaaatgcaattttgttcgtagtccgtagcttatgcctgcccataccataacctcaccatGGGGACACTGTTAAAAACATTGTAATCAGCAAACTACTCGCTCACATGATGACATatatgctgtctgccatctgtcccggtacagttgaaaccgggattcatccgtgaagagcacgaGCATGCCAggggccatcaaaggtgagcattttcccactatgatgctgaactgcagtcaggtcaagaccctggtgaggacgatgaggaCGCAGATGAGCTTTCAtgagacagtttgtgcagaaattaatctgttgtgcaaacccacagtttcatcagctgtccgggtggctggtctcagacgatccagcaggtgaagaagccggatgtggagatccttggctggcgtggttacacgtggtctgctgttgaactgccaaattctctaaaacaacgttggaggctgCTTATGATATAGAAATGACCATTCAATTATCTGAATaactgctctggtggacatttctgcagtcagcatgccaattacccacaccttcaaaacttgagacatctgtggcattgtgttgtgtgacaaaactgcacattttagagtggccccagaacaaggtgcacctgtgtaatgatcatgctgtttaatcagcttcttgatatgccacacctgtcaggtggatgcatAGTCTTGGCAAAgtataaatgctcactaacggggatgtaaacaacatttgaaagaaatcatatttttgtgcgtatggaacatttctgggaccttttatttcagctcatgaaacattgcaccaacaccttacatgttgcgtttatatttttgttcagtgtaagtcGAAATTTCAAGAtacgtaagtaaacatttcaagaTGTTTCCCTGTGTCCCAGAGATTTTCTAATCTGGTAGGTTaacccagtggttctcaaacctctcctcggggtcCCTCAGACAGTTCATGTATTTGATCTATTCCAGAACtaccacacctgattcaacttaacCTTGATTAATGTGAATTAGATTAACTATTTCAGGGCTAAAACAAAATTGTGAAATGtctgggggtcccagaggagaggtttgagaaccactgggcTAACCTAACCAGCTAAAACTTTGTACCCTAGTTGGATGGTATTattagcagttgatgttactcttcaataactcagaccccaaagcaaatcagggggaggaaaataggtttattcaaagagAACAAATAATGCGGGGAGGTAGATGTTTAtgctcccctgtcctcagtgaatctctcctgagtgattctccacacagaacaaagggacagtatgtagttttataacccagccctagcctgtggtATACAAATGAGAAAtccttgcaataaaactgggccaatggacaaataacaagtatcctatttcagaTTCAATGTATAAACAATTTGGGCCAATGAGAACTTGCTATGAGTCCTGGACTGAcattcctcccatgtctctggCCCATTGatattacagaaaaaacactatttccattgatcgtcaGTACTctattgacctctcgtcctctgcgttgtgtatttatcttcggAATATTCTTACAGTATAACATAGTGATAAAACTGCTATGATGGGACGAGATGCTTTCTAATCAGGtcatacgtttttttttttattggacaATTGAACTAACAGAACTGAGTTTGCTTTAGGCAGGGTTGGGTTGTGTAGGCCTTTGCATCTATAATTAAAAAGTTACTCACACAGTATGTCAGTATGTCACTATTGTCTAGGTAGCCTAGCCTCATGATGTTTGAATATAAAccaaatttgatcacattcacattttctttTAACATATATATTGTCCTATTTTAGGCTATGAACACATAGCTTAGGCTATAAAAATACTTGTTACCCTTGGCCAGAGGGGATCAGAGCTCATAGGCTTCTCTAGGCTAACTGCAgctgttatcagtaggctacagttgatcagactgaagcACAGATTAATTATGCACGACTTGGCAAATCAGTCTAAACAACAGTACTTTGTCCCTATTTTCAACACTTATGTCAATATTTTTTTATCAAACAATCAAAAGTGTTGGGGAATATGCCAGCTCGCCTCACGTATGCTGGATAGATGGATATCGCCACATAATGCGACAAATGAAAAAACATCCTACCTATATGTATGTTCTACTATCTAGAAATTCCGAGATACTATCTCAAAATATTGACTTGCGTATCTCGAAATGTTGAAATAGTATCAACGTTAAACAAATATGTGATCATGTACAACTCCCCAAAATGACCCTGTTCATGTAAAAATGACCAAATACCTTGACTGTTTAAAGCAAAACTACCAAAACTATTTCTTATGGTGAACCTGAACAATCTAAATTAAATTGGAATGATTGAAAACTCCTATCAACTGTTGCATcccccctaacactacacagctgattcattgAGTCAGCTGTGTAGTTCTAGGGCAACGACCAAGACATGCACCCAGGGGGGTCTCAGGACCGACTTTGGGAAACCCTGGGCTACTGAACTGATGGAGAGGTAGCTATTTTAGAAATAAAACAATATTAGTTAAAAACACAAGTGAACAAATCGTTTTGGGCTCCTGCAGACCGATACACTAGTATCTTAAACTCCCACACTTTGAGCTAAAAGATGATGGCCAGAGTTTGAATTTCCCATGATGTTGCACAGAGGTGTAAGTCAGTAAGTCATTGTTTTATTCAAAGTATAATATATCTTGGCATGAAGTGCCAAATCCGAATGTGTGACTACGTCGCACCCGTACGTGTGCGCTCACATAATCCCTCAaaagacctttgcttgaaaaacaACAAATAAGTAGTACACTGACGCTACTTTAtgttttatctatgcatagtcactttacccctacctcaaCTAAACTGtaccccccccacattgactcggtactgtcAATTgagaaaatgtgcatgaaaacaatTCGTATCTCATTGACAACAAACACTAAATTGAAGAATCCCtaatgttgaccaatcaccgacggaAGAGCGTAGACTTCGGGAACGTCTGGTGTCGCCTGCACGAACTGTTTTGGATGGGAAACATGCAGTCTCCTTTAGACTATGTGTCTTTTCCTATGACATAACGTGCACATTCTTTTCAGCCTACATTTAGATTCAGGGCTGGGTTTTATTTAAATGTGACCTCCCTGCAGCATGCCAATGTTTATTGATCAGAAACACCTGCTGCAAAGTTCTTCCTATTCACGAGTCGTCTTGGAGCCAAACAGCTTTTCTCTGTAGCCTACACTTGGGTTTCCACTAGATaaaacagccacaaagtcaaaattgcctATCGTACAAATTAATGAAATCAAAAGCGAGcgttttggtcttaatttaaggttagggtaaatTTAGCATTGTGGGCAAGGTGAGAGTTAGGTTTCAAATCCGATTTTAATAAGAGAAAATGTAGAAATAGacagggtttatgactttgtggcttaACTAATGATGACCCTACACTTGGCCGGCTTACCATGAAGAAAATTCAAATAGGGGGTGCAAACTAATGTTTTTGTGCCTCCCCTTCTTTACCAGCAGATTATCATAATCCATTGGATAATTTGTCAAATTTCACTTATTTTTGACCTAGTTTGCATAAAAAAAACATATGACCATTCGCCCCAAGATGTATGGTTTTGTCCGCTAAAGTTTAAGGCAAACTCACCCATGGCTTCAATACACGCTCCAAACCGTTCAATAGGGGGCGTTAGGGGAAAATGGCGGAAGCGGATGTTCTGTTTGAATCGGATGACAGTGAGAAGAATTGGATTACAGTGGCGAACATAAAAGGAAATAAGAGAAGTAAAGTGGTTTAGTAAATCCAAACCTAGTTCTGAATATAATTTTGGCGGGTTGGAATAAGGGTTTTGGATCGATGTtgataaccatggcaaggtgactgggaagaTGGTTGAATACAAAAAGTGTAGTTATTCCAtctaaggcaatcaaacaggcaaaagttcagtacagagacaaagtggagtcacaattcaacggctcagacacgaggcgtatgtggcagggtctacagacaatcacagattacaaagggaagacCAACcatgtcacggacaccgacgtcttgctcccggacaagttAAGCACCTTCTCCTGTTTTGTAAATAGCACattgccaccgacacggcccgctcccaaggactgtgggctctcgttctccgtggccgacgtgagtaagacatttaagcatgttaaccctcgcaaggttgCCGGTCCAGACAGAATCCCTAGCAGCGTCCTCAGAGCatccgcagaccagctggctggaatgtttacagacatattcaatctctccctatcccaatctgctgtccccacttgcttcaagatatcCACCATTGTGCCTGTAACCAAGAAAGCAAAgggaactgaactaaattactatcaccccgtggcactcacttctgtcgtcttgaagtgctttgagagactagtcaaggatcatatcacctctaccttacctgacaccctagacccacttcaatttgcataccgccacaatagatccacagatgacgcaatcgccatcgtACTGCAcagtgccctatcccatctggacaagaggaataccttatgtaagaatgctggtcattgactacagctcagccttcaacaccatagtaccctccaagctcatcattaagctcgaggccctgggtctaaaccccgccctgtgcaactgggtcctggacttcctgacgggccgctcccaggtggtgaagataggaaacaacacctccacttcgctgatcaggtgccccacaagggtgcatgctcagccccctcctgtcctccctgttcactcatgactgcatggccatgcacgcctccaacccaatcatcaagtttgcaaacgacacaacagtagtatgcctgattaccaacaatgacaagacagcctacagggaggaggtgagggccctggcggagtggtgccaggaaaataacctctccctcaacaaaatgaaggagctgatcgtggacttcaggaaacagcagagggagcacgctcctatccacatcgacgggaccgcagtggagaaggtgggaagcttcaagttcctcggcatacacattagtgacaatctgaaatggtccacccacacagacagtgggggtgaagaaggcgcaacagtgcctcttcaacctcaggaggatgaagaaatttggcttggcccctcacaaaccccgctaccatccagaaggcgaggtcagttcaggtgcatcaaagctgggactgagagattgaaaaacagctactatctcaaggccatcagcctTTTAAAttgccatcactagccggctatcacctggttactcaaccctgcaccttagaggctgctgccctatatacatagacatggaatcactggtcactttaataatggaacacatgccactttaataatgtttacatactgctttactcatttcattcTATTCTAATGTATTTTAGTCATTGCCACACCATCGCTCGTCCTAATATTGATATATTTCTTAAttttattattttacttttagatttgtgtgcattgttgtgaattgttagatactactgcactgttggagttaggaacacaagcatttcgctacacccgcaataacatctgctaagtatgtgtgaccaataaaacttGGTATGAAGATGTCGGATTGGAATGTGTTGTCTTCAGGGCGGCTATCAATGTCGTTATCTCTGGGGTGGTGCTAGATGTAAATGCAAAGGATATCCGTGAAGAATTGGATCAAGTGGTTGGTGCACAACGACTGACCCACATGGTAGATGGAAGCCCACTCCATCCATtctattgttttttttgtttttttacaaagaGTCTCCCTTCTCACATGTGAGAGGCTTCGTGCCCAAATCCATGCAGTGTGATGAATGTAACTGATTTGGTCATGTGTatgtagtagaggtcgaccgattatgatttttcaacgccaataccgattattggaggaccaaaaaaagccgataccgattaatcggccgatttgtatttatttatttgtaataatgacaattacaacaatgctgaatgaacacttattttaacttaatataatacatcaataaaatcaatttagcctcaaataaataatgaaacatgttcaatttggtttaaataatgcaaaaacaaagttggagaagaaagtaaaagtgcaatatgtgccatgtaaaaaagctaacgtttaagttccttgctcagaacatgagaacatatgaaagctggtggttccttttaacatgagtcttcaatatttccaggtaagacgttttaggttgtagttattataggaattataggactatttctctctataccatttgtatttcatatacctttgactattggatgttcttataggcactttagtattgccagtgtaacagtatagcttccgtccctctcctcgccgggCTTGAACCAGGAagacatcgacaacagccaccctcgaagcatcgttacccattgctccacaaaagccgcagcccttgcagagcaataGGTGTAGTCTGCCATAAAACTTTGAAGAAGAAGAACCGTTCAGTAGTTACGCTATCCATATTACCAGCAATATTCTTTCTATTTCTATGACGACGGATTTGTGGCCACAAATTAGATCATGCATTGATATATAGCTATCAACAGCTCATATAGGCACGGTTTAGCTGAGACTCATCTCTTGACAGGTAGGCTGGTAGtgtctgatccccccccccccggtactgctgctcattccgttcaccagctccggaggtctacgtcaccggccttctaggcatcactgaactggattcattaccaccaaccccggactgtcttgtttcattatgcacacctggttcccattccccctgattagtatgttatatatgagccctctgttccccattgtccttgtcGGTTATTGTTACCATGTCTGTTGGTCTTGTGAGCACCTGTGCTGTTGTATCGGCTTCCATGCTACGTGTTATTGTGCACTTTtttttacgggtctcgtcccgtgtattatttagagcacaggtgtcacactcattccacggggggccgagtgtctgcgggttttcgctcctcccttatacttgattgatgaattaacatcactaattagttaggaactccccacacctggttgtctagggctttattgaaaggaaaaaccaaaaacctgcagacactaggccctccgtggaatgagtttgacacccctgatttagAGGTTTACACTTCACTCTTTGTTTGGGTGGAGAAGATAAAAAAACCCTGTTATGTATTCCTGCGCTTGTCTCCTATCATTatacagggtggcaggtagtcattttctgatatttttttttcaACTGACAGGAATAACTCAATAGTTGCAGCAACGTCCTCTGAGGTGGGCCTTTTAAAGtagcaatatgtaactttttgggtgagctgaccaaattcacatagacatGTCAGTTATTGATCCGGCAATCCTACTTGAAATCAAGTCTGAGAattctaagaagcagtagatctgttatatgtgcactatttctatgcttccagtTTTGTTTTTGCTTCTTTTACTTTCGGtcttgtacaccagcttcaaacagctgaaacaatAGTTCAACTTTAAATATATGAACCGGGGACTGATGCATATCTGTGAATCATTAAATTCCTATAATTTTCCCATCTGTTTTTCCTTTTTAGTGTTtgatgttgttgttatggtggaGGGTGGAGGCTAGGGGTTGACATtggagagtgtttgtgtgtgcttgcatgtgtgtttgtgtgtctcaccAGAGCCCTCCTCGTCGAAGCAGGCGAAGGCGTTGCGGATGACGTCCTCGGGGTCGGTGCCGTTGAGGCGCTCTCCGAACATAGTGAGGAACATGGTGAAGTTGATGGGCCCCGGCGCCTCAGCCATCATCCCCTCCAGGTACTCATCAGATGGGTTCTTACCTGAGGAacacaccaaaacacacacaccatggtcAACATTAAAGCGATTCTCCGGTCTTTTGTATACTTTTAGCcggtagttctgaaagtagcctCACTAGCCAAAAGTGGTTCCCGAAAAGCACCACGTcgttgctctcgctctctcgctctgctgtggGTGCATGATGTtcctcttgctagctgtcactcatatGGCAAGGGGCTGAACTCAAATTTCTAGGGGGCTGGCCAACCGTACGTGGGGGAAAATGGCGGAGCAGAGTTTCGAGAAAAATAGTTGTTTTCAAATtagggatttcgtggctaattgaggtaagataGTAATTCTGCTTATAGAATAttcatgtatgaactacacattgacacatccagcccaaagcgggaggtttaaaaaatacttagtTGTCGCCAAAGTTCCGGAGCATGTCTTAAAGTAGTCAAATCTGAATTTTGTTCAACAGTAGCCATTGATTAACTAGGTCAGGCTTTGTTTTTTGGTAGATTATGGTTAAATGTTATTACTGATCTGCCTGCTTATTGTTCTCTCTATTTTACAGAATACTAGTATTTAGCTGGTAAATCTATTTCTGTCGCAATATAGATTCAATGAAATTCATGTTCTATGACTGAGTGGAATTTCTTTGAATTGCACTGAATTCAATTCTACTTCCTGTCACTCAAACTATACATTGTGTGgggtgtggccaattcaatttgATATTCAACTCATGAGTTGAATGTTTAGGTCTTGTatatctcactgtcaactgcgtttattttcagcaaacttaacatgtaaatatttgtaggaACATAaccagattcaacaactgagacataagctgaacaagttccacagacatgtgactaacagaaattgaataatgtgtccctgaacaaagggggtcaaaatcaaaagtaatggccaccagctgcattaagtactgcagtgcatctcctcatggactgcaccagatgtgccagttcttgctgtgagatgttaccccactcttccaccatggcacctgcaagttcccggacatttctggggggaatggccctagccctcaccctccaatccaacaggtcccagacgtgctcaatgggattgagatccgggctcttcgctggccatggcagaacactgacattcctgtcttgcaggaaatcacgcacagaacgagcagtatggctggtggcattgtcatgcttgagggtcatgtcaagatgagcctgcaggaagggtaccacatgagggaggaggatgtcttccctgtaacgcacagcgttgagattgcctgcaatgacaacaagttcagtccgatgatgctgtgacacaccgccccagaccatgacggaccctctacctccaaatcgatcccgctccagagtacagacctcggtgtaatgctcattccttcgacgataaacgcaaatccgaccatcaccactggtgagacaaaaccgctacttgtcagtgaagagcactttttgccagtcctgtctggtccagtgacggtgggtttgtgcccattgttgccggtgatgtctggtgaggacctgccttacaacaggcctacaagccctccgtccagcctctctcagcctattgcagacagtctgagcactgatggagggattgtgcattcctggtgtaacttggacagttgttgttgccatcctgtacctgtcttgTAGGGGTGATGTtcgaatgtaccgatcctgtgcaggtgttgttacatgtggtttgCCATTGCGAGGGCGATTAGCtgccgtcctgtctccctgtagcgctgtcttaggcgtctcacagtatggacattgcaatttattgccctggccacatctgcagtcctcatgcctccttgcagcatgcctaaggcacgttcacgcagatgagcagggaccatgggcatctttcttttggtgtttttcagagtcagtagaaaggcctcttcagtgtcctaagttttcataactgtgatcttaattgcctaccgcctgtaagctgttagtgtcttaatgaccgttccacaggtgcatgttcattaattgtttatggttcaatgaacaagcatgggaaacagtgtttatacCCTTTTTAATGAGGATCTGTGTAGTTATTtgaatttttatgaattatctttgaaagacagggtcctgaaaaagggacgtttcgttttttgctgagtttagaatatAGTCAACCCTCTAACAACAGTTTCCAACGGGTTCCCCTTTAGCCCGTGTCTTACCCAGTGAGGCGAGCATATCGTGCAGATCCTCCTTGTCGATGAAGCCGTCTCGGTTCTGGTCAATCATGTTGAAAGCCTCCTTGAACTCCTGGATCTGAGACTGGTCAAACATGGCGAACACGTTGGACGTGGCCCTCTGGGGGCGCTTCTTGGTTGTCTTCCCCTTTGCGCGTTTGCTCGACATGGTGGTTGTTGGATTGGCCTAAGGGTTGCAGAATAGGACATGGATAGTTAGTCAGATGAAAGATAGAGACGTGCATATTGTCGAAGGGGAATGTCCCAAAAAGTAATTTGAGAAAAATGCTATTGGTTAAAACTTGGCACT
Coding sequences:
- the LOC129841496 gene encoding myosin regulatory light polypeptide 9, encoding MSSKRAKGKTTKKRPQRATSNVFAMFDQSQIQEFKEAFNMIDQNRDGFIDKEDLHDMLASLGKNPSDEYLEGMMAEAPGPINFTMFLTMFGERLNGTDPEDVIRNAFACFDEEGSGVIHEDHLRELLTTMGDRFTDEEVDELFREAPIDKKGNFNYAEFTRILKHGAKDKDDM